The following proteins are encoded in a genomic region of Saccharomyces mikatae IFO 1815 strain IFO1815 genome assembly, chromosome: 9:
- the OM45 gene encoding Om45p (similar to Saccharomyces cerevisiae OM45 (YIL136W); ancestral locus Anc_2.219): MSSRIIVGSAALAAAITASIMVREQKVKGQGREGKVSVCYNDLEYGSSAPPQWGKLHNIKQGIKEDALSLKDALLGVSQKAREETPEAVKRVISPEEDYQTRKQLGQKAKDSSSQSIFNWGFSEAERRKAIAIGEFDTAKKRFEEAVDRNEKELLSTIMREKKAALDRASLEYERYGRARDFNELSDKLDQQERDSNPLKRLLKKNTGDANTEEAAARSVQGWGDTAQEFGREELEEAKRNASSEPSEAQRRLDELKKIKEKGWFGYNKGEQSEKQIAERVARGLEGWGETAAQLSKDEMDDLRWNYENSKKQLDKNVSDAMDSLSKAKENLKQYGSHWWFGWTSKVDNDKQALKDEAQKKYDEALKKYDDAKNKFKEWNDKGDGKFWSSKKD; encoded by the coding sequence ATGTCATCAAGAATAATCGTTGGTAGTGCAGCATTAGCTGCTGCCATCACAGCAAGCATCATGGTCAGGGAACAGAAGGTCAAGGGCCAGGGAAGAGAAGGCAAGGTTTCCGTTTGCTATAACGACCTGGAGTATGGTAGTTCAGCGCCACCACAGTGGGGGAAGTTGCACAATATAAAGCAAGGTATAAAGGAAGATGCGTTGTCGTTGAAGGACGCACTGCTGGGCGTATCACAGAAGGCCAGGGAAGAAACCCCAGAGGCAGTCAAGCGTGTTATTTCACCTGAGGAAGATTACCAGACGCGCAAGCAGCTAGGGCAAAAGGCCAAGGACTCTTCCTCTCAAAGCATTTTCAATTGGGGGTTTAGCGAGGCTGAGAGAAGGAAAGCTATAGCCATTGGGGAGTTTGACACTGCCAAGAAGCGCTTCGAAGAGGCGGTAGATCGCAACGAGAAGGAGCTCTTGTCCACCATAAtgagagaaaagaaagctgCACTGGACAGGGCATCTCTTGAGTACGAAAGGTACGGAAGAGCCCGGGATTTCAATGAGCTCTCGGACAAGTTAGACCAGCAGGAGAGGGACAGTAATCCATTGAAACGTctgttgaaaaagaacacGGGCGATGCTAACACTGAAGAGGCAGCTGCAAGAAGTGTCCAAGGCTGGGGTGATACTGCCCAGGAGTTTGGTAGAGAAGAATTGGAGGAAGCCAAGAGAAATGCCTCTTCAGAGCCTAGCGAAGCTCAAAGACGTCTTGAcgaattgaagaagatcaaGGAGAAGGGTTGGTTCGGTTACAACAAGGGGGAACAGAGCGAGAAACAGATTGCTGAGAGAGTAGCCAGAGGATTAGAAGGATGGGGTGAAACCGCTGCCCAACTGTCCAAGGATGAAATGGACGACTTAAGATGGAATTACgagaattcaaagaaacaaCTGGACAAAAACGTATCGGACGCCATGGACTCTTTGTCCAAGGCCAAGGAGAATTTGAAACAGTACGGTAGCCATTGGTGGTTTGGATGGACATCCAAGGTTGATAATGATAAGCAGGCTTTAAAAGATGAGGCCCAGAAGAAGTACGATGAAGCTTTAAAGAAGTACGATGACGCCAAgaacaaattcaaagagtGGAATGACAAGGGTGATGGTAAATTCTGGAGCTCTAAAAAGGACTAG
- the VHS2 gene encoding Vhs2p (similar to Saccharomyces cerevisiae VHS2 (YIL135C) and MLF3 (YNL074C); ancestral locus Anc_2.222) produces the protein MDTSNNNQDEGTHIATQTENDNAYMPPSPSMSESSMIFERNVEDPSYLYKTVSNNAANSLSRQSSRTSLFNHNNTSNRNFHNLSQRSSAINLHLQPSRTNESIASYQTYNPDFVVQTPLDHRRTLENFVPPALDAGCSIVTDETTGLDDVDMVYSRRPSTIGLDRALGRTRSLSSQSFDNEASPAHPRSPNDHGSRLLRFYSYADMLSDDSNNNASNTTSTPSIVNPLRRPPMQGHYSFSSSLLNSPSHLPSPPSASASPPQHMNFTNPFIISRRYSNTTINNANGTGAGNSTGAALSRSPSNQQYLLKQQRSPSGNVRSRRNSNRPSSAANIMIGKPKSKFHIESSGSEGFSSEEEDNTMVEMDRLNLKQKLQSQLAQPPSITNPVNNNHNSTNSNSNGINIHNRNNPSFPNSNPSSKSNSNSTITSMNPDATR, from the coding sequence ATGGACACGAGCAACAATAACCAAGATGAAGGCACCCACATTGCGACACAGACGGAGAACGACAATGCATATATGCCACCTTCTCCCTCCATGAGTGAGAGCTCCAtgatttttgaaagaaacgTGGAGGATCCATCTTATCTTTATAAAACAGTGTCGAATAATGCTGCAAATTCTCTCTCCAGGCAGAGCAGCCGAACCAGTTTGTTTAATCACAATAACACTAGTAACAGGAACTTTCATAACTTAAGCCAGAGATCGTCTGCGATAAATCTACATCTGCAACCTTCTAGGACGAACGAATCGATAGCATCGTATCAGACGTACAACCCGGATTTCGTTGTACAGACTCCGCTGGATCATCGTCGTACTTTAGAGAATTTCGTCCCTCCTGCATTAGACGCTGGCTGTTCTATTGTAACTGACGAGACGACTGGACTTGATGACGTCGATATGGTTTATTCAAGAAGGCCATCTACCATTGGTCTGGATAGGGCCTTGGGCAGAACAAGGAGTCTTTCCTCACAATCTTTTGACAATGAGGCGTCGCCTGCGCATCCGAGATCTCCCAACGACCATGGTTCAAGGTTATTGAGGTTCTATTCCTATGCTGATATGCTATCTGATGACAGTAACAACAATGCTAGTAACACCACATCAACACCATCTATTGTGAATCCTTTGAGAAGACCTCCTATGCAGGGTCACTACTCGTTTTCTTCGTCACTTTTGAATTCCCCCTCTCATTTGCCATCCCCTCCATCGGCTTCGGCATCACCACCTCAACATATGAACTTCACTAACCCTTTCATCATATCGAGACGCTACTCTAACACAACAATTAACAACGCCAACGGAACAGGTGCGGGAAATAGTACAGGTGCAGCACTATCAAGATCGCCATCGAACCAACAATACTTACTTAAACAGCAAAGGTCACCCTCGGGAAACGTCCgttcaagaagaaacagCAATAGGCCGAGCAGTGCTGCCAATATCATGATCGGGAAGCCTAAATCCAAATTTCATATCGAGTCCAGTGGTAGCGAAGGGTTTTCGTCCGAAGAGGAGGACAATACTATGGTTGAAATGGATAGACTCAATTTAAAGCAAAAATTACAATCGCAATTAGCACAACCGCCATCGATTACCAACCCGGTTAACAATAATCATAATAGTACTAATAGCAACAGTAATGGTATCAACATCCATAACAGAAATAACCCTTCGTTCCCAAACTCAAATCCaagttcaaaatcaaactcCAACTCTACAATTACTTCTATGAACCCAGACGCAACCaggtaa
- the FLX1 gene encoding flavin adenine dinucleotide transporter FLX1 (similar to Saccharomyces cerevisiae FLX1 (YIL134W); ancestral locus Anc_2.227): MVDHEWTPLQKEVISGLSAGCITTLVVHPLDLLKVRLQLSATSAQKVHYGPFAVIKEIIHSSANTGRSRSKVINELYRGLSINLFGNAIAWGVYFGLYGVMKDLIYKAVEKPGQSQFQGVSNDHKINSLIYLSAGASSGLMTAILTNPIWVIKTRIMSTSKGVQGAYTSIYNGVQQLLRKEGLRGLWKGLVPALFGVSQGALYFTVYDTLKQRKLRRKRESGQNIHLTNLETIEITSLGKMISVTLVYPFQLLKSNLQSFKANEQKFRLFPLVKLIIANDGFAGLYKGLSTNLLRAIPSTCITFCVYENLKHRL; encoded by the coding sequence ATGGTTGATCACGAGTGGACGCCATTACAGAAGGAGGTTATCTCAGGCTTGAGCGCGGGATGCATAACCACACTGGTAGTGCATCCATTAGATTTACTCAAGGTTCGTTTGCAGCTATCTGCTACAAGCGCTCAAAAGGTCCACTATGGTCCATTTGCAGTGATAAAAGAGATCATACATTCATCGGCGAACACTGGGCGTAGTAGGTCAAAGGTTATAAATGAACTGTACCGTGGATTAAGCATAAATTTGTTTGGAAACGCCATTGCATGGGGGGTTTATTTCGGCCTCTATGGTGTCATGAAGGACCTGATATACAAGGCAGTGGAAAAGCCAGGGCAGAGCCAATTCCAAGGGGTCAGCAATGACCACAAGATAAATTCGCTAATATATCTGTCTGCAGGCGCTTCCAGTGGCTTAATGACGGCTATCTTGACGAATCCGATCTGGGTTATAAAGACAAGAATAATGTCTACAAGTAAAGGTGTTCAGGGAGCATACACATCGATATACAATGGTGTTCAGCAACTGTTACGAAAGGAGGGCTTGCGTGGCCTGTGGAAGGGGCTTGTACCTGCTCTATTTGGCGTTTCCCAAGGTGCTTTGTATTTCACAGTTTACGATACGTTgaagcaaagaaaattgcgacggaaaagagaaagtgGCCAGAACATTCATTTAACAAACCTCGAAACCATTGAAATTACATCGTTAGGGAAAATGATTTCGGTCACTTTAGTTTatccttttcaattattAAAATCAAACTTACAAAGTTTCAAGGCTAATGAGCAGAAATTTAGGCTTTTTCCTTTAGTAAAACTGATTATTGCTAATGATGGTTTTGCAGGACTTTATAAAGGCCTATCAACAAATCTACTCCGAGCCATTCCATCCACCTGCATCACGTTTTGTGTGTACGAAAACCTCAAACATAGACTCTAG
- the RPL16A gene encoding 60S ribosomal protein uL13 (similar to Saccharomyces cerevisiae RPL16A (YIL133C) and RPL16B (YNL069C); ancestral locus Anc_2.228), with protein MSVEPVVVIDGKGHLVGRLASVVAKQLLNGQKIVIVRAEELNISGEFFRNKLKYHDFLRKATAFNKTRGPFHFRAPSRIFYKALRGMVSHKTARGKAALERLKVFEGIPPPYDKKKRVVVPQALRVLRLKPGRKYTTLGKLSTSVGWKYEDVVAKLEAKRKVSSAEYYAKKRAFTKKVTSANANAAESDVAKQLAALGY; from the exons ATGTCTGTTGAACCAGTTGTTGTCATTGATG GTAAGGGTCATTTAGTAGGTCGTTTAGCTTCCGTTGTTGCTAAACAATTGTTAAACGgtcaaaaaattgttattgttagaGCTGAAGAGTTAAACATTTCTGGTGAGTTTTTCAGAAACAAATTAAAGTACCATGATTTCTTGAGAAAGGCTACTGCTTTCAACAAGACCCGTGGTCCATTCCACTTTAGAGCCCCATCTAGAATCTTCTACAAGGCTCTTCGTGGTATGGTTTCCCACAAGACAGCTCGTGGTAAGGCTGCCTTAGAACGTTTAAAGGTTTTCGAGGGTATCCCACCTCCATATgataagaagaagagagttGTTGTTCCACAAGCATTAAGAGTTTTGAGATTGAAGCCAGGTAGAAAATACACTACTTTAGGTAAGTTATCTACTTCCGTTGGTTGGAAATACGAAGATGTTGTTGCTAAATTGGAAGCAAAGAGAAAGGTTTCATCTGCCGAATACTATGCCAAGAAGAGGGCTTTCACCAAGAAGGTCACCTCTGCTAATGCTAACGCTGCTGAATCTGATGTTGCTAAACAATTAGCTGCTCTAGGTTACTAA
- the CSM2 gene encoding Csm2p (similar to Saccharomyces cerevisiae CSM2 (YIL132C); ancestral locus Anc_2.229): MNYEDLELITVWSSPTKSNLCQFIKKNLSNEHVLTQLFFIDATSSFPLNQFQNLVPPTLPENIKIYENIRINTCLDLEELSAITAKLLQILSVNKINAQKDTEDAATVSLRIILYINGLEVMFRNSQFKSSPQRSHELLRDILLKLRVMGNDEKASIRTLLEFPKEQLLDYYLIKNNKTNVSSVRNKRRRVKNGDSLAEYIWKYYADLLLE, from the coding sequence ATGAATTACGAAGATTTAGAGCTAATAACCGTTTGGTCTTCACCAACAAAGAGCAATCTGTGTCAattcatcaagaaaaatctttcGAACGAGCATGTTCTTACCCAgttgttttttattgatgCTACGAGTTCATTTCCGCTAAATCAATTCCAAAACCTTGTACCGCCAACCCTGCCagaaaacatcaaaataTATGAGAATATTAGAATCAACACTTGCCTTGATCTCGAAGAACTGAGTGCCATAACGGCAAAGCTGCTACAAATCTTATCCGTGAATAAAATAAACGCTCAAAAGGACACAGAGGACGCCGCAACAGTATCGCTAAGGATCATCCTATATATCAATGGTTTAGAAGTTATGTTTAGAAACTCTCAATTCAAATCTTCTCCTCAGAGGTCGCACGAATTATTGAGGGACATTTTGCTCAAATTACGTGTAATGGGGAATGATGAGAAAGCATCCATAAGAACGCTATTAGAATTCCCTAAGGAGCAGCTGTTGGATTACTACCTCATaaagaacaacaaaacAAATGTATCATCTGTGCgtaacaaaagaagacgAGTTAAAAATGGAGATTCCCTTGCTGAGTATATCTGGAAGTATTATGCGGATCTATTATTGGAATGA
- the FKH1 gene encoding forkhead family transcription factor FKH1 (similar to Saccharomyces cerevisiae FKH1 (YIL131C) and FKH2 (YNL068C); ancestral locus Anc_2.230), whose translation MSVTSTEQRYSGKYSSYTAQDRQGLVNAVTCVLSSSSEPVAVSGDYSNNLSIAREVNAYAKIAGCDWTYYVQKLEVTIGRNTDTLSMNTIPGTIVKKNIDIDLGPAKIVSRKHAAIRFNLESGLWELQIFGRNGAKVNFRRIPTGPDSPPTVLQSGCIIDIGGVQMIFILPEQETIISDYCLNHLMPKLLSTYGTNGNNNPLLRNIIEGSTYLREQRLQEEARLQRLDHLHTPLSSSSEVNALADPHGDTIMVEEEDEDENYSRGGIRPNTYTSTSNSVIHNNASPHIENPSDLSLDENRYIKPPQSYASMITQAILSTPDGSISLADIYKFISDNYAFYRFSQMAWQNSVRHNLSLNKAFEKVPKRAGQQGKGMNWKISDEVRRDFLNKWNAGKLSKIRRGASVTRQLQLHMSKFGEIPTPASSSIDAREIKAQKVKKSMHAASPILRESTLPVQKTQLTGQIPPTTSMNVRTNANVNNSS comes from the coding sequence ATGTCTGTTACCAGTACTGAACAAAGGTATAGTGGTAAGTATAGTTCGTATACAGCCCAAGATCGCCAAGGGCTTGTCAATGCAGTGACATGTGTTCTTAGCTCATCAAGCGAGCCAGTGGCCGTATCAGGCGACTATTCTAATAACTTAAGTATTGCAAGAGAGGTTAATGCGTATGCCAAAATTGCTGGATGTGATTGGACCTACTATGTGCAGAAATTAGAAGTCACTATTGGTCGGAACACAGACACTCTGAGCATGAATACCATTCCAGGCACTATtgtgaagaagaatatagACATTGACCTTGGTCCTGCCAAAATTGTGTCTAGAAAGCATGCTGCTATCAGGTTTAACTTAGAGAGTGGATTGTGGGAACTACAGATATTTGGCAGGAATGGTGCGAAGGTCAATTTTAGAAGAATTCCCACAGGTCCAGACTCTCCTCCCACAGTGCTACAATCGGGATGTATTATAGACATTGGCGGAGTCCAAATGATTTTTATACTGCCGGAACAAGAAACCATCATTTCGGATTATTGTCTGAATCACCTCATGCCCAAGTTGTTATCCACGTATGGCACCAATGGTAACAATAACCCGTTGTTACGTAATATCATCGAAGGTTCTACATATTTAAGGGAGCAAAGATTACAAGAGGAAGCTCGATTACAAAGACTAGACCACCTGCACACCCcattatcatcttcatcagaaGTTAACGCATTAGCAGATCCGCATGGAGATACAATCATGGTggaggaagaagacgaagacGAAAATTATTCGAGAGGGGGGATTAGACCAAATACTTACACGTCCACTAGCAACAGTGTTATCCATAACAACGCTTCACCCCACATAGAAAACCCGTCAGACTTGTCGCTAGATGAAAACAGATACATCAAACCACCACAGTCATACGCATCGATGATCACCCAAGCGATTCTTTCAACACCTGATGGCAGTATTTCATTGGCGGATATTTACAAATTTATCTCGGATAACTACGCATTTTATAGGTTTTCTCAGATGGCATGGCAAAACTCCGTGAGGCATAACCTGTCGCTAAATAAAGCCTTCGAAAAGGTGCCCAAGAGAGCCGGTCAGCAAGGCAAGGGGATGAATTGGAAAATCAGTGATGAGGTTAGACGCGATTTCCTCAATAAATGGAATGCTGGTAAGTTAAGTAAGATTAGACGGGGTGCATCAGTGACAAGACAATTACAATTACACATGTCAAAATTTGGAGAAATACCTACCCCCGcgtcttcttcaatagATGCAAGGGAAATAAAAGCACAAAAGGTGAAAAAATCCATGCATGCTGCTAGTCCGATCTTACGAGAAAGCACTTTACCGGTTCAAAAAACTCAACTAACCGGCCAAATTCCACCTACAACGTCAATGAATGTAAGAACGAACGCAAACGTGAATAATTCCTCTTGA
- the ASG1 gene encoding Asg1p (similar to Saccharomyces cerevisiae ASG1 (YIL130W); ancestral locus Anc_2.231), with protein MPEQAQQGEQSVKRRRVTRACDECRKKKVKCDGQQPCIHCTVYSYECTYKKPTKRTQNSGNSGVLALGNAATAAGPSSSAVVAAAASNPNKLLSSVKTERAILPGVSMMPASNNMSKPRKYKTKSTRLQSKIDRYKQIFDEVFPQLPDIDNLDIPVFLQIFHNFKRDSQSFLEDTVKEYVLIVNDSSSPIQPVLSSNSKNSSPDEFLPNMKSDSNSASSNNREQENTETYPNIPVGREIKIILPPKAIALQFVKSTWEHCCVLLRFYHRPSFIRQLDELYETDPNNYTSKQMQFLPLCYAAIAVGALFSKSIVSNDSSREKFLQDEGYKYFIAARKLIDITNARDLNSIQAILMLFIFLQCSARLSTCYTYIGVAMRSALRAGFHRKLSSSSGFSPIEIEMRKRLFYTIYKLDVYINAMLGLPRSISPDDFDQTLPLDLSDENITEVAYLPENQHSVLSSTGISNEHTKLFLILNEIISELYPIKKTSNIISHETVTSLELKLRNWLDSLPKELIPNAKNIDPEYERANRLLHLSFLHVQIILYRPFIHYLSRNMSTENVDPLSYRRARNSIAVARTVIKLAKEMVSNNLLTGSYWYACYTIFYSVAGLLFYIHEAQLPDKDSAREYYDILKDAETGRSVLIQLKDSSMAASRTYNLLNQIFEKLNSKTIQLTALHSSPSNENASLVANDPSVLKNNVGESLQPPVFFSSQDTKSHFSLAKNDENTTDYTMANYLNNTPISDNPLNDAQQQDQISQGMVNMSNVRSSNGFLSTDIRLDNNSQPNMLDTADDVFVKNDVDIPDNKEFDFNSSKSNASNDLNSEVISNNYNNSRNTNNTTTTNNNNNNNNNSNNNNNNTINTNNTNNNNNNNNNNNNNNNNTNNTNNTNSSNNNNHNNNSNNKNNNNSNYNNSNNKNNNSNNNNNNINNNSNAINNNDFGIKMDNNSPTYEGFAHLQMPLSQDSMNIEERGEMSPDMEIKNEHSIADSNDILGVFDQLDAQLFGKYLPLNYPSE; from the coding sequence ATGCCGGAACAAGCGCAACAAGGGGAACAGTCTGTCAAGAGAAGAAGGGTTACAAGAGCCTGTGATGAATGccgaaagaaaaaagttaaatGCGATGGTCAACAACCGTGTATCCATTGTACTGTATACTCTTATGAATGTACTTATAAGAAGCCCACAAAGAGGACGCAGAACTCCGGAAACTCCGGAGTTCTAGCGTTGGGCAATGCTGCTACTGCTGCTGGCCCATCATCAAGTGCTGTAGTGGCCGCTGCCGCTTCTAACCCCAACAAACTTCTTTCAAGTGTTAAAACAGAAAGAGCTATTTTGCCGGGTGTTTCTATGATGCCTGCAAGCAATAACATGTCTAAACCAAGGAAGTATAAGACCAAGAGCACAAGATTGCAATCGAAGATTGACAGGTACAAGCAAATTTTTGACGAAGTCTTTCCGCAGTTACCAGATATAGATAATCTGGATATTCCTGTGTTCTTACAAATCTTTCATAATTTTAAAAGGGACTCACAGTCGTTTCTAGAAGACACTGTGAAAGAATACGTCTTAATAGTCAATGACAGTTCTTCTCCAATCCAGCCAGtgctttcttcaaattcaaaaaattccagTCCAGATGAGTTTTTACCGAATATGAAAAGTGACTCGAATAGTGCCTCCAGCAACAATAGGGAGCAAGAAAATACAGAAACATACCCCAATATTCCAGTTGGTAGAGAGATAAAAATTATTCTACCACCAAAAGCAATCGCTTTGCAATTCGTCAAAAGTACTTGGGAACATTGCTGTGTTCTCCTGCGATTTTATCACAGACCATCTTTCATTAGGCAATTAGATGAGCTATATGAGACAGATCCGAACAATTATACATCCAAGCAGATGCAATTTTTACCGTTATGCTACGCGGCTATTGCTGTGGGTGCATTATTCTCGAAGTCCATTGTCTCTAATGACTCGTCAAGGGAGAAGTTTTTACAGGATGAAGGTTACAAGTACTTCATTGCAGCTAGGAAACTAATCGATATCACAAATGCTCGTGACTTGAATTCCATACAAGCGATTTTGATGCTGTTTATATTCTTACAATGTTCCGCACGTTTGTCAACGTGTTATACTTATATTGGTGTGGCTATGAGAAGTGCTTTAAGAGCAGGCTTTCATAGAAAATTGAGCTCCAGTTCTGGCTTTAGTCCAATAGAAATTGAAATGAGAAAACGCCTTTTTTACACAATCTACAAACTGGACGTTTACATCAATGCAATGCTAGGTCTACCTAGATCTATTTCTCCTGATGATTTTGATCAAACTCTACCCCTGGATTTATCTGATGAAAACATTACTGAGGTAGCATACTTACCTGAAAATCAACATTCTGTTTTGTCAAGTACAGGGATTTCTAATGAACATACgaaattatttttgattttaaatGAGATCATTTCTGAACTATATCCAATTAAGAAAACTAGTAATATAATATCTCATGAGACCGTGACTAGTTTGGAATTAAAGTTGAGAAATTGGTTGGATTCGTTACCCAAAGAACTGATACCTAACGCCAAGAATATTGATCCTGAATATGAAAGGGCAAATCGTCTGTTGCATTTATCCTTTTTGCACGTACAGATTATATTGTACAGGCctttcattcattatttatCGCGTAATATGAGTACCGAGAATGTGGATCCCTTATCTTACCGAAGAGCAAGAAATTCTATTGCCGTAGCTCGAACGGTTATCAAACtagcaaaagaaatggtTAGTAATAATTTATTAACTGGTTCATACTGGTATGCCTGTTATACGATTTTTTATTCCGTGGCGggtcttttattttacaTCCATGAAGCACAACTTCCTGATAAAGATAGCGCCAGAGAATATTACGACATTTTAAAAGATGCAGAAACTGGAAGAAGTGTTCTTATCCAGCTTAAAGATTCTAGTATGGCCGCTAGTAGAACCTATAATTTATTGAAccaaatctttgaaaagttaAATTCGAAAACTATTCAGCTTACCGCCTTACATTCATCTCCATCCAACGAAAATGCTTCCTTGGTCGCCAATGATCCCTCAGTTCTCAAAAACAATGTGGGGGAGTCTTTGCAACCGCCCgtgtttttttcttctcagGATACGAAGAGTCACTTTTCATTAGCTAAGAATGACGAAAATACTACTGATTACACAATGGCAAACTATTTGAATAATACACCAATTTCTGACAATCCATTAAATGATGCACAACAGCAAGACCAAATATCTCAAGGGATGGTAAATATGTCTAATGTAAGAAGTTCTAACGGCTTCCTTTCTACTGATATTAGACTTGACAATAACAGTCAACCAAACATGCTTGATACTGCTGATGACGTCTTTGTCAAGAATGACGTCGACATCCCTGATAACAAAGAATTTGATTTCAACAGTAGTAAAAGCAATGCATCAAATGACCTCAACTCTGAAGTCATTAGCAACAATTATAATAACTCCCGTAACACTAATAacaccaccaccaccaacaacaacaacaacaataataataatagtaataataataataataacaccATTAACACTAATAAcactaataataataataataataataataataataataataataataacaacactaataatactaataatactaatagctctaataataataatcataataataatagtaacaataagaacaacaataatagcAATTATAACAATAGTAACAATaagaacaacaacagtaataataataataataatattaataataatagtaatgcTATTAACAACAATGACTTCGGCATTAAAATGGATAACAATTCACCAACTTATGAAGGGTTTGCTCATTTACAAATGCCACTTTCACAAGACAGTATGAACATAGAAGAAAGAGGAGAGATGTCACCAGATATggaaattaaaaatgagCATAGTATAGCTGACTCGAACGATATTCTTGGAGTGTTCGATCAGCTAGATGCTCAACTATTCGGGAAGTATCTACCCCTAAATTACCCCTCCGAATGA